One stretch of Pontiella desulfatans DNA includes these proteins:
- a CDS encoding YezD family protein, with protein MNSNLNSCRHNQPPGAYCGTQDGRWVKSVKDYVKSLDYGEVTVVVHNGHVVQVQKTEKVRF; from the coding sequence GTGAATTCGAACTTGAATAGCTGCCGGCACAACCAACCCCCCGGCGCATACTGCGGAACGCAGGATGGCCGGTGGGTTAAATCCGTCAAGGACTATGTCAAGAGCCTGGACTACGGCGAGGTCACGGTGGTCGTGCACAACGGCCACGTGGTCCAGGTTCAAAAAA
- a CDS encoding (2Fe-2S) ferredoxin domain-containing protein has translation MPIAKPEMHFFICNSYRVAGEAKGVCNTKGAGDLLAQLDSEILDRGLDAQVSGCGCLKVCTEGPVMVMYPAGKWFGQLTEEKLEAILDAIEDGEDTSEFELE, from the coding sequence ATGCCAATAGCAAAACCGGAAATGCACTTCTTCATCTGCAACTCATACCGCGTGGCGGGCGAAGCCAAGGGCGTCTGCAACACCAAGGGCGCCGGCGACCTGCTCGCCCAGCTTGACTCCGAAATCCTCGACCGCGGCCTCGATGCCCAGGTCTCCGGCTGCGGATGCCTGAAGGTCTGCACCGAAGGGCCGGTGATGGTGATGTATCCCGCCGGAAAATGGTTCGGCCAGCTGACGGAAGAAAAGCTCGAAGCCATTCTCGACGCGATCGAGGACGGCGAGGACACCAGTGAATTCGAACTTGAATAG